The DNA window GAGCTCCAGCCCCTTGATGACCTCGATCGGGCCGAACGCCTTGGTAACTCCCGACAGCCTCAGTGCCGGCTGCTCCTCGAGCGAGGCGATCATGTTGCACCTTCCAGCGCAGCGACGTCTGCCGTGGCTTGCCTGCTTTCGTCCATTCTTCCCCAGAGCGCATCGATGCGCCGTCTCGCACGATCCATCAGGGTGATACCGCAGACCAGGAGGATCAGCGGGACGAGCCAGGTGAGAGGGCTGGTCGGCCGCCATTCGATGCCGAAGAGCGTATAGGGCGGCAAGCCTCCAGCCGCGGCCTGCCTCACCATCGCATACTCCTCGCCGAAGAGGACGGAGACAGTTTGCGTCAGAAAGACCACTCCGGCGGCGGCCAATAGGCCGCCGAGGATAGCGACCAGATACGGGCCTGCGAGGCGGGACCAGTCGAGCTGGCGGCGGTTGCGAATGTGGTGCTGCAACACTCCGCCAATTCCGGCAGGCGCATAGAGCATCACCAGCACGAAGATCAGCCCCTGGTAGAACACCCAGGAGCGCGTGACGTCCGAAAGCAGAAACGAGAACAGGGTAAAGGCTGCAGCGCCGATGACAGGGCCGAAGAATATGGTCGACCCGCCGACGAAGGTCTGCAGGACCACCTGCGCCGAGACGTCGCTCGCAAACAGCGAATAGTTCGCCGTCTCGTTCGAGATTGCCAGGAGCGCGCCAGCCACACCCGTGAACATCGCCGAGATCGCAAACACGATCACCTTTGAGGAATGGGCGTTGTAGCCGAGGAAACGCACGCGCTGTTCGTTGTCACGCAGGGCCAGCGTGAGACGGCCGAAGGGGGTGCGGGTGTAGGACCAGAGAGCAAGACCGCAGAGCACCACCCATGTCAGGGTCAGGTAATAGACTTCCAGCGTGGAGCCGAAAATGATCCCGCTCCACGGCATCCGCATGGAGGACACACCCGCTTCACCGCCGAAGAGATCCTCCAGCCGCGGCGCCAGCGAATGGAAGAGCTCGGCGATCGCGAGCGTGACCAAAGCGAAATAGACGCCCGAACGCATCGTCGCGAAGTAGCCGGCGATGAGCCCGATGAGGAGACCGACTGCCGCACCCGCGAGCGGAACGAGTGGCGTCGGAAAAGGAAACCCGTCCTCGATCGCAATCATCAGATGAAGTGCTGCGAAGGCTCCTAGTCCGAAATAGGCGGCATGGCCGAAGGAAAGCAGTCCGGCCTGACCGATGAGCAGATTGAATGCCAGAGCAAAGAGGCTTGCGATCAGCACGTTGACCAGCGCGTTCTGCCAGGCAATCCCCATGAACGGAGGGATGACGATCAGCAGAGCCAGCAGGACGATGGAAAGAAGCATGTTACGCATCGGCATTCTCTCTAGCTGCGCTCGCCCATGAGACCCGCCGGGCGGACCAACAGGACGATCAGCATCAGAGCAAAGGGAATTGTCGCGCTGACCGAGGAGAGCTCCAGCGTCATCAGCCCTTCGAAGGAGCGCGCCCAGTCACCCAGGCCCACCAGCGAGAAGAGCGTTGCCAGCGACCAGTCGAGGCCGACGGCAAACGAGGAGAAGAGCCCGATCAGAAGTGACGCGACGAGCGATCCCTTCAGCGATCCGAGGCCGCCGACGACCACGACGACGAACACGATCACGCCGAGCTCCAGGCCCATGTTCGGATTGGTGGGGTAGAACGCTCCGGCCACCGCCCCGGCAAGCCCTGCCAGCGCTGCGCCGGTGCCGAACACGAACATGAAGACCATCGGGATGTTGTGTCCCAGCGCCTCAGCCATGGCCGGAAGGCGTTCCGCCGCGCGCACGATGATGCCCGTGCGGGTGCGGGTCAGGAGCAGCCAGAGCACCGTGAACATGACGATCGCCACGCCGCCGATGAAGAGCCGATAGAAGGGATAGTCTGCGCCGAAAATCTGGAAGGCGGAGAAGCGCATCTCGGAAGGCATCTGGTAATTTACCGGAAAGTCGCCGAAGAAGAGCTTGATGAGTTCCTCGATGATCAGCGCCAGGCCGAAGGTCAGCAAGAGCTCATGGGCGTGACCATGAACATGCACGCGCGGCAGAAGGAAGCGCTCGACCGCCATGCCCGTCATACCGACGAAGATCGGCGCGACGATGACGCCGGCCCAGAAGCCGAAGACGGAGGAAACCGCATAGGCGACATAGGCGCCCAGCATGTAGAACGACGCATGCGCGAAGTTCAGCACGCCCATCATGCCGAAGATGAGCGTCAGGCCGGCGGAAACCATAAACAACAACAGTCCATAGGTCACGCCGTTCAACGTGGAGATGATCGCGAATTCCATAGGTCTTCCGGGAGCTGACGGACAGGATGCTGGTCCGTGACATGCACGAACCAGCGTTCAATGACGGGACCCTATTCCGCAGGGCGTTCCATCTTGCAGCTGTCCTGCACCGGATTGACCGCCTGTTCGCCAGCAATGACCTTGACCGTCTCGAAGCCCATGTTCGTGCCGTCGGCGGGATACTTGGGATTTTCGACGACCTTGGAGACGACCACGGGGCGGATCGTCTGGTGATCCTCCTTACGGACCGAAATCGGGCCGATCGGGCTCTCGTAGGTGGTGTTTTCGAGCGCCAGCGCGATCTTCGTCGCATCGATGTCGCCGCCGCCGAAGTCGACGGTGTTCAGCGCCTGCTGCAAGGCACCGAGCGCGAAAGCGGTGTGGCCTTCGACGAAGATCGGGTAATTGCCCGTCGCCGCCTTGTAGCTTTCGGCGAATTTGCCGTCCGTTGCGGCGTTGTCGTAGTTGTTGGCAATATAGTGGCCGAGCGCCGTCTTGCCGGCGTTGGCGATATTGCCGGGCTGATCGAGGAAGGCGGTGGCGAAGGTCACGTCGAGGCCCGCATCGCCTGCCGCCTTCATCAGCAGCAGCAGGTCGTTGGACCAGTTGCCGGTGAACACGGTATCCGGAGCCGCCGATCTGATCCGCGCGACGAAAGGCGCAAAGTCCTGGATCTTGTTGACGTCGTGGAGCACTTCGTCGACAACAGTGTAGCCGCCCTCTGCTGCCGCAGCTTCGACGGCAGCCTGCATGTCCTGGCCCCAGGAATAGTTCTGGTTGATCGAATAGACCTTGTCGCCGAGGTCACCCGACTCCTTCATCGCGCTGACAAGCGCGTTCACCCGCATCGGAGCGGTCGTGGTGTAGCGGAAGTGGTAGAACTGGCACTTGTCGCCCGTCAGTTCCATCGCCTCGCCGCCAAGGTTGATGAAGATCACCTCCTTGCCGGGATTGCGGATGTTGTGCTTGCGCACGTCTTCCGTGAGCTGGCCGGCAATTGCCGAGGAAGCGCCTTGGAAGATGATGTCGACGCCATCGGCGACAGCCTGGCGGAACTTGTCAGCCGCTTCGGGCGAACCGCCGGCGTTGTCGTATTCCGTGACGACGACCGGTTCGCCGTTGAAGCCGCCTGCCTCGTTGATGCGATCGACGCCATACTTGACGGCATTGGCGTACAGTCGGCCCGTGGACGTCTGCGCGCCGGAAAGGCTCTCGATGATGCCGATCTTCAACGGCTCGGCGTGAAGGGCAGTTGCGCTCAATGCGGCCGCGGTCGAGACCGCGCTCATGACGAGACTTCTCATATTTTTCGCTCCCGAAGTGTCTGTCCGTGTGCCGTACCCTTCGGCGTCGCTCACCAAGGGTCCTCCTGAGGCACTGCGGGCATGTAATCACACACCTCTCAGCCTGTAAAGCTCTGAGATATGTGATCACACATCGCAAATTTGGAGGAATGGCTGCTTTTCGTTGTGTACCTACCCGATTGAACGTAGAACGACTGACGGCTTGGAGGTCGCGCAGGCGCTCCGAGCACGGTAAGACTGATTCGATGACCTAGCGGGGCCAGAGGACGTGAACACTTTCGATCCGACGATGAAAAGCCAGCGGACGCTGGTGCCGGTCGATGTGTCGACGGTGCAGGATCGGGTTTACCAGAGCCTCCGTCTTGGACTGCTCAAGGGCGAGTTCCTTCCAGGGGAGCAGGTTTCGATTCGCGCCCTTGCGGAAGTGTTCGGCACAAGCCCCATGCCGGTGCGCGAGGCGGTGGCGCGCCTGATCGCGGAACGGGCAATCGAGCAATCGGGGCCGCGGACACTTCGGGTTGCGCCTTATCTCGCCTCCGATCACGAGAACTACATTCGCGTGCGCATGCAACTGGAAGGCTATGCGGCCGAGAGGGCGGCAAGCGCACCGAAGAACCCGGCCCTCACCGATGCGCTGAGGCGCCATAACGACAGCATGCAGGAAGCCCTTGAGGTCCGCGACTTCGACGCGGCACTTGCTGGCAACCAGGCGTTCCATTTCGAGCTCTATCGTGCCGGCGGCTATCCGCAACTGCTCGACATCATCTCGACGCTGTGGCTTCGCACCGGCCCGATCGTAGCTTCTGCGCGCAAGGATGAAGGTCTGTTCTATCGGATCTTCAATAACGGCGTTCGCATCCACACCAACGCTATCGAGGCGATTTTCCAGCGCGACCGAGCGGCAGCGCGCCACGCGATCAACCTCGACATCCGCTCATCCCACCTGTCGATCCGGCGCTTTTATCAACGTGCATCAGGAGAGGCAGGCGGCTAACTCGCTCTGCCCCACTTTCACAAGCGCGAGGAACAACCCGCTGATACCGTCCTCAGGCGGGCATTCTTCGATGCCATGAGTCCGAGCGGTAAGAGCTACTTCAGGCACTCTGTCGGGCTTAGGCGAACGGCAGCTTCCGGGGAATCCAAAAGCAGGCTGAACGACCGGAACGGGGGGCGCGAAGCGGTCGTTTCCTGCACGAAATGAAGGCTACATGTGAAAGCGTGCAAAGTCGAGTACTCGAATCCGAACGACGGACTGTGTCCGCTCCTGACCTTGGTCGTTTCGCCGCACATGGTAGAGTGGCGCCAAGCGTCACACTAGGACTGCCAGCGAGTGTCGGTATCGGTAGTTGCGAGCCCCCGCAACCACTCTACAGCACGCTAGATCACTCTATTATACGATCCTCTACGACACGCTATCCCCTTGAATCGATAGATTCAAGTCAGGTTCGGAGCGCTTCTGGCTGCCGTCGACCCGACTTCCTGCGCGACCTGTGACGTGCTCCCCTGAAATGTCGTCGCTTTGTGGTTAGTCTGCTCTTGGAGAGAGGGAGACTGGCAATGAAGCGATCGCGCTTTTCGGACGAGCAGATCATCGGCATTCTGAAGGAACACCAGGCCGGGCTGTCGGCGACGGATCTGTGCCGCAAATACGGGATCAGAGACGCGACGTTCTACACCTGGCGCAAGCAGTATGGCGGCATGGAGGTGTCGGAGGCCAAGCGGCTGAAGGCGCTGGAGGAGGAGAATGCGCACCTGAAGAAGCTTCTGGTGGAGCAGATGATGGATGTGTCGACGCTGCGCGAGATGCCGGCAAAAAACTTCTGACGCCCGGTTCGAGGAGACAGGCCGTGGACTGGGCCATTGAAGAGAGGGGATATTCCCAACGCCGTGCGTGCGGTCTGGTGGGCATTGCGCCGCGCGTCTACCGCTACCGCTCGTCGCGGCCGGACGATGCCGGCCTGCGCCAGAGGCTACGCGAGCTGGCGGCGCAGCGCCGGCGCTTCGGCTATCGCCGGCTGCACCTGCTCTTGAGGCAGGAGGGCGTGACGGTGAACTGGAAGAAGCTCTATCGGCTCTACAAGGAGGAGCGGCTGACCGTGCGCAAGCGCGGCGGCCGTAAGCGAGCGCTCGGCACGAGAGCACCGATGGCGATCCCGCAGGCCCCCAACCAGCGCTGGAGCCTCGACTTCGTCTCCGACACGCTGACCGACGGCAGGCGCTTCCGCATCCTGTGCGCATGCGTTGAAGACTAACGGCATTCCGCTCGTGGGCGCACACACGGCACGCGCCGTCATCGCCGGAACGGCTTTCATGCTGACCGACGACAGCCTGCTCATGCTTGCGATTCAGGACGTCTCCACCGGCGGCATCCGCCTTGAGGAGACAGGGTGAATCCGGATATCGTCGTCAACCGCGACATCCGTTACGAGAATGGAGCCGACCCGCAGATCGAGGCGGCATTCCAGGCGATCGCGGATCGGTTTAAAGCACCGAGCACCCGACCTGACGCTGAGTAGACGCTAACCGCCACGGATGGCCATCAGCAACAATGAGCGCGAGAGGAGCGACCGGGTTCGGTCGACGGGTTGGAAGGCTGAGAGAGAGAGGCTCTCGGCCGCCCGTCGCGGAGTATCCGACCATGGCCAAGCCTGCCAAGAAGATCGTCTTCTCGCGCTCGCGAGACATCCCCTTCAACAAGCTCGTGCTGAGCGATTCCAACGTCCGCCGTGTCAGGCTCGACACCAATGTCGCGGAACTGGCCGACGACATCGCCCGCCGCCAGGACCTCGTGCAGGGACTCAACGTCCGGCCAGGTCAACGACCGAGCACAAATGCCGCTATCAGGCGGCTTCCCAGTGCAGGAGCTTCTTGCCGATATAAACGAAGAGGCTATCCAGCAGCGCGCCGAGAATGCCGAGCTGAATGAGGCCGACGAACATGCGGTCGACCAGGAAATACTGTCGCGCTTCATTGAGCCGATAGCCAATCCCGGAGGATGCCCCGGTCAGTTCGGCAGCGACGAGGCTGAGGAAGGCCAGCGCTGCACCAAAGCGCAGTCCTGCGAAAACGTGTGGCGCGGCAGCGGGGATGACGACTTCCAGGAATTCCCGTGGCCGCGACGCGCCGAGCGAACGCGACGCTCTTATGTACGTGTCCGGTATGTGCTCCATGCCGTGATGCGTGCTGAGCCATACGGCAAGGAAAACGGTGTAGCCGATGACGAAATATTTCGACTGCTCGCCTATGCCGAACCAGACGATCGCCACCGGCACCAGGGCGATAGCGGGGATTGGACGCAGGAGCGTGAACAGCGGATAGAGCGCGACCCGGAAGAGCTGAATTCTGGCGGTGAGCAGTCCAAGCAGGATGCCGAGCGTGGCTCCGACGAGAAAGCCGACACCCGCGCGCGTGAGAGAAACCGAGAGATCGCTCAGCAAAACCCCATCCTGATAAAGCCTCACGGCTGCTGCTCCCACCTGTAGAGGTGACGGGAACAAGCGCGGATTTATCAATTCCGCAGCCGAGATACCCTGCCAGATCAGGAGAATGACCAAGAGCGACAACGCCGCCATTCCGATTCTTCCCGACGATGCGAGCATCGGCACCAGCCTTTCTACATATTGCCTATGAAATAGGCATATCCAAAGAGAGTCTAAATATATAGCAATTTATTGCTGGCGCACGCCATCCGGATCGGCAAACATCGGGTCATTGAAAGGATCGTCTGCCCGAATGTCCTCAGCCAGCACCACCACGCAAGCCACTGGGCGCGTCGAGATTTCCAACGTCTCCGTTAGCTACAGCGGCCGCGACGGCGACCGCGTCGCGCTCTCGCCGACCGATCTCATCCTCACGCCTGGCACATTCACCGCTCTCATAGGACCGTCTGGCTGCGGAAAGTCGACACTGCTGAACGTGGTGGCCGGTTTCGTGGTGCCGACCACTGGCGGCGTGGTTGTGGACAGGCGGCAGGTAGACGGCCCACACCCCAGTGTCGGCGTTACCTTTCAGAGCTTCGCACTCTTCCCCTGGTTCACTGCGCTTGGAAATGTCGAGTTTCCGCTCCGCCGCCTTGCCATGAGCAAGGCCGAGCGTCGCCAAATGGCGATGGAAGCACTCTCGGAGGTCGGGCTCGCCGACCATGCGCAAAAATATCCGAGCGAGCTTTCAGGCGGCATGAAGCAGCGCGTGGCAATTGCCCGCACCTTCACCTCCGATCCCGCCGTACTTCTGATGGATGAGCCGTTCGGCGCGCTGGACGCCCAGACGCGTTTGCGGATGCAGGAGCTACTCATGCAGATCTGGTCGCGGCACAGGAAGACCGTCCTGTTCGTCACTCACGATGTCGACGAGGCGCTGCGATTGGCCGACCTTGTCTGCGTGATGACGCTCGGCCCAGGCCGCATCTGCGAGCGCATCCCAGTCGACCTCCCGCGACCGCGCGGCATCGACCGCATGTCTCCCGAATTTCTCGAGTACCGCAGCCGGATGCTGGACCTGTTGCGGCATGACGACCCCTGACAACCAAGAACGAAAGAGGTGAACATGAAATCGCGAAAGCCACTGTTTCTGGCCGCTGCCCTGCTTCTCTCGGCAGGCGTCGTGCAGGCCGAGCCGATCGTGTTCGGCACCACGCCGAACCTTCAGACCGCGCCTGTCGTAGTCGCTGCCGAGAAGGGCTATTTCGACGAAGAGGGGGTGGAGGTCGAGTTCGTCAACTTCACGTCGGGGCGCGCCGCGCTGGAGGCTATTATCGGCGGTCAACTCGATATGGGCTTCATGGCTGAATATCCGGTGGCGGTTGCGGCCCTGAACGAGCAGGAGTTTCGCGTCGTGGCGGGGCTGTCGAAGTATGCGGCCAACAGGATCATCTCCAAGGCATCGGTCGGGTTCGAGACCGTGCACGACCTCGAAGGCAAGCGTGTAGGCACGACAGTCGGCTCGAACGCCGCCTACTTTGCCGAACTTGTGCTCGGCAACGCCGGCGTCAATGCCGAGATCGTCAACGTCGCGCCTCCGGACATCGTACCGGCGCTCGCGCGCGGCGACATTGATGCAGGTGTGATGTTTCCCGATTTCTACCCTGCGGCCGCAGAAGCGCTGGGCGATGACTATCGCGAACAACTTAGCAGCGACTATATCGCCAATTTCGTCCTCGCGGCCTCACCGGCAATGGTCGATGAACGCGCCGCCGATGTTGAAGCGTTTCTGAGAGCGCTGGTGAAGGCCGAGAGCTTCATTGAGGAAAATCCTTCCGAAGCGCAAGCGATCCTTTCCCAAGCCACGCAAGGAGCGCTGACGCCGGAAGCGGTAGCCGGAAAATGGAGCGAGGCGGAATATGCAATCGTCCTCGACGAAACCCTCGTTGAACTGCTGCTCTCCCAGGCGCAGTGGGTGGTGGAAGGCGGCATCCTCAGCGGCGATCTTTCTCGGGAGAAGTTACTGAGCTACTTCGCCACCGACGCTCTCGAGTCTGTGGATCCGGATCGCGTAAGCCTCGACTGAACCAGTGCCGGGCGGGCGCGGAAACCCGCTCGCCCGGCCATTTCCTCTCCTTTCTACGGAGTCTCGATGACCCTCAGCGCCTTATCCGCTGCCGCGCGCAAATCCGAATACGCGGTCGCTCCCGAACTCATGCTGACGCCGGACGGCGTCGAGGAGGATTTGGTTCTCGTCGTCCGCAAAGGCCGAATAGCCGCCATCGCGAATATCGCCGAGCATGACGGCGATGTGGTGCGGCTTCCAGGCTATGCCGTCATCCCGGGCTTCGTCGATGCACATACGCATGTCGGCCAGATCTTCGGCAAGGCGCTGATCGGTGGCGAACCGGCGCAAATATGGCGGCGCGTATGGCATCCGATGGAGGCCGCCATGGGCCCGGACGAGGCCTATGCCTCGGCCAAGTGGATGTGTCTGGAGGCGCTGCGCGGCGGCTTCACTACCCTCGTCAGCTATGGCCTGAACGACACGGACAAGAATGCGGGCGTGCACCGGGCCGTCGAAGAGTCGGGCTTGCGCTTCGTCTCCTCGACCGGCCTCGACCAGTACGCGGGCGACATCGGCACTGGTAGCGGTGTACACGAACTGTCGGAAATCTTCGACCGGATCGAGAGGCATGTCGAGCAATGTCGGCAGCACACGCGGATCACTCCCTCCGTATGCTGCAGCTCCTTCCACGCCAATTCACCGGAAACGCTGAGCGCGTTGTCGGAGTATTGTGCCAAGCAGGGGCTGCTCCTGCAGATTCATGCAAACGAGCATTTCCCGGAATTGCAGGACTGCCTGCTTCGCTTCGGCAAGCGGCCCACCCAGTTTCTCAACGCAATCGGCGTTCTGGGGCCGCATGTGCTTCTGCATCACACCACCATCATCTCGGAAGACGAGATCGAGATCCTTTCCAAGACGCGGACCGCGACCAGCTACAATCCGCTTGCCAGCATTTGGAAGGGAAATGCTGTCGCCCCGGCGCTGCGCTATGCGCAGAGGAACGTTCGTTTCGGCATCGGGTCCGACAACACGTCGGAAGACGCCTTCCGCAACCTGTTCGCGGCCGAAGCCGGCCAACGCGTAGCGCATGCCATGCCGGTCGCCGATTTTTCCTGCGGTGCAGCCTGGACGTGGGTGAATGCAGCCACGTGCGGTGCTGCGGATGCGGCAGGCATGGGCGCGGGAATCGGCTCGCTTGCACCGGGAATGGCCGCCGACTTCCTCTTGCTTGACATGAACGTTCCCGAATGCCTGCCGGCGATCGATTTCGAGTGGGAACTGGTCCGCTACTACAATCGCGACCAGATCGCCGCCATGGTGGTCGACGGCACGCTTGTCGCGATGGAAGGCCAACCACTCGCATGGAATATGACGGTCGTCATCACCGAGCTCGGCCAAACGGCGGAAGCGGTTGCGCAGGCACCCGAGATCGTGCGGCTGCATGGGCCGTCGGTTCGCTACCGGCCGCGGCGAAGGGGCTGACCCGTGATGACGGAAGGGGCTTTCAATCCGCCGTCCTTGAAGTAGCATTGTCTGCGGCGGGCGAAGGTACACGTCTATGATGCAGGTTGACGCTCCGGTGATTGTAGAGACAGCGACGGCTGCGCGAGACTCCCTCGTCCTGTCCGATCACGGGATGGATTTCCGACTTCTGGACGGCCTGAACGCCGAGGAACGCGCTGCCATATATGCCTGCGGTCGTCATATGCAGGTGCCGGCAGGGACGCATCTTTTCCGGCAGGGCGAGAGCCACGACGGCGTCTTCATTATTCTGTCAGGGAAGGTCAGAACATATTATGTCGGCCCGAACGGGCGCGAATTGACCCTTGCGCATTGGCTGCCCGGAAATTTCGTCGGCGGCCCCGAACTGTTTGGGCGTGGCGAGCATATCTGGTCGGGTGTGACACAGGACGATTCGACGATCCTTGCCATGCCGGGCTTGCAAATGCGCGCTCTTGCCGAATCGATCCCGCGTCTCGCGCTCAACCTGCTCGATGCCGTGGTGGCGAAGGGGCGCTGCTACTCCATCGTTCTCCAGATGCTGGGGACGCGCTCGGTGACGCAGCGCCTGGCGCATCTTCTCCTTGTCA is part of the Chelativorans sp. AA-79 genome and encodes:
- a CDS encoding branched-chain amino acid ABC transporter permease, translating into MEFAIISTLNGVTYGLLLFMVSAGLTLIFGMMGVLNFAHASFYMLGAYVAYAVSSVFGFWAGVIVAPIFVGMTGMAVERFLLPRVHVHGHAHELLLTFGLALIIEELIKLFFGDFPVNYQMPSEMRFSAFQIFGADYPFYRLFIGGVAIVMFTVLWLLLTRTRTGIIVRAAERLPAMAEALGHNIPMVFMFVFGTGAALAGLAGAVAGAFYPTNPNMGLELGVIVFVVVVVGGLGSLKGSLVASLLIGLFSSFAVGLDWSLATLFSLVGLGDWARSFEGLMTLELSSVSATIPFALMLIVLLVRPAGLMGERS
- a CDS encoding ABC transporter substrate-binding protein, producing the protein MQAEPIVFGTTPNLQTAPVVVAAEKGYFDEEGVEVEFVNFTSGRAALEAIIGGQLDMGFMAEYPVAVAALNEQEFRVVAGLSKYAANRIISKASVGFETVHDLEGKRVGTTVGSNAAYFAELVLGNAGVNAEIVNVAPPDIVPALARGDIDAGVMFPDFYPAAAEALGDDYREQLSSDYIANFVLAASPAMVDERAADVEAFLRALVKAESFIEENPSEAQAILSQATQGALTPEAVAGKWSEAEYAIVLDETLVELLLSQAQWVVEGGILSGDLSREKLLSYFATDALESVDPDRVSLD
- a CDS encoding GntR family transcriptional regulator, coding for MPVREAVARLIAERAIEQSGPRTLRVAPYLASDHENYIRVRMQLEGYAAERAASAPKNPALTDALRRHNDSMQEALEVRDFDAALAGNQAFHFELYRAGGYPQLLDIISTLWLRTGPIVASARKDEGLFYRIFNNGVRIHTNAIEAIFQRDRAAARHAINLDIRSSHLSIRRFYQRASGEAGG
- a CDS encoding Crp/Fnr family transcriptional regulator, with the protein product MMQVDAPVIVETATAARDSLVLSDHGMDFRLLDGLNAEERAAIYACGRHMQVPAGTHLFRQGESHDGVFIILSGKVRTYYVGPNGRELTLAHWLPGNFVGGPELFGRGEHIWSGVTQDDSTILAMPGLQMRALAESIPRLALNLLDAVVAKGRCYSIVLQMLGTRSVTQRLAHLLLVMGDYDFVRQSDAPIQLKQYLSQDEMATIVGATRQWVSAAIDKFRRGGMIESRPGRRIRVLRPQDLAAIAME
- a CDS encoding ABC transporter ATP-binding protein, with the protein product MSSASTTTQATGRVEISNVSVSYSGRDGDRVALSPTDLILTPGTFTALIGPSGCGKSTLLNVVAGFVVPTTGGVVVDRRQVDGPHPSVGVTFQSFALFPWFTALGNVEFPLRRLAMSKAERRQMAMEALSEVGLADHAQKYPSELSGGMKQRVAIARTFTSDPAVLLMDEPFGALDAQTRLRMQELLMQIWSRHRKTVLFVTHDVDEALRLADLVCVMTLGPGRICERIPVDLPRPRGIDRMSPEFLEYRSRMLDLLRHDDP
- a CDS encoding branched-chain amino acid ABC transporter permease is translated as MPMRNMLLSIVLLALLIVIPPFMGIAWQNALVNVLIASLFALAFNLLIGQAGLLSFGHAAYFGLGAFAALHLMIAIEDGFPFPTPLVPLAGAAVGLLIGLIAGYFATMRSGVYFALVTLAIAELFHSLAPRLEDLFGGEAGVSSMRMPWSGIIFGSTLEVYYLTLTWVVLCGLALWSYTRTPFGRLTLALRDNEQRVRFLGYNAHSSKVIVFAISAMFTGVAGALLAISNETANYSLFASDVSAQVVLQTFVGGSTIFFGPVIGAAAFTLFSFLLSDVTRSWVFYQGLIFVLVMLYAPAGIGGVLQHHIRNRRQLDWSRLAGPYLVAILGGLLAAAGVVFLTQTVSVLFGEEYAMVRQAAAGGLPPYTLFGIEWRPTSPLTWLVPLILLVCGITLMDRARRRIDALWGRMDESRQATADVAALEGAT
- a CDS encoding branched-chain amino acid ABC transporter substrate-binding protein encodes the protein MRSLVMSAVSTAAALSATALHAEPLKIGIIESLSGAQTSTGRLYANAVKYGVDRINEAGGFNGEPVVVTEYDNAGGSPEAADKFRQAVADGVDIIFQGASSAIAGQLTEDVRKHNIRNPGKEVIFINLGGEAMELTGDKCQFYHFRYTTTAPMRVNALVSAMKESGDLGDKVYSINQNYSWGQDMQAAVEAAAAEGGYTVVDEVLHDVNKIQDFAPFVARIRSAAPDTVFTGNWSNDLLLLMKAAGDAGLDVTFATAFLDQPGNIANAGKTALGHYIANNYDNAATDGKFAESYKAATGNYPIFVEGHTAFALGALQQALNTVDFGGGDIDATKIALALENTTYESPIGPISVRKEDHQTIRPVVVSKVVENPKYPADGTNMGFETVKVIAGEQAVNPVQDSCKMERPAE
- a CDS encoding amidohydrolase family protein, with amino-acid sequence MTLSALSAAARKSEYAVAPELMLTPDGVEEDLVLVVRKGRIAAIANIAEHDGDVVRLPGYAVIPGFVDAHTHVGQIFGKALIGGEPAQIWRRVWHPMEAAMGPDEAYASAKWMCLEALRGGFTTLVSYGLNDTDKNAGVHRAVEESGLRFVSSTGLDQYAGDIGTGSGVHELSEIFDRIERHVEQCRQHTRITPSVCCSSFHANSPETLSALSEYCAKQGLLLQIHANEHFPELQDCLLRFGKRPTQFLNAIGVLGPHVLLHHTTIISEDEIEILSKTRTATSYNPLASIWKGNAVAPALRYAQRNVRFGIGSDNTSEDAFRNLFAAEAGQRVAHAMPVADFSCGAAWTWVNAATCGAADAAGMGAGIGSLAPGMAADFLLLDMNVPECLPAIDFEWELVRYYNRDQIAAMVVDGTLVAMEGQPLAWNMTVVITELGQTAEAVAQAPEIVRLHGPSVRYRPRRRG
- a CDS encoding ABC transporter permease; this translates as MRLYQDGVLLSDLSVSLTRAGVGFLVGATLGILLGLLTARIQLFRVALYPLFTLLRPIPAIALVPVAIVWFGIGEQSKYFVIGYTVFLAVWLSTHHGMEHIPDTYIRASRSLGASRPREFLEVVIPAAAPHVFAGLRFGAALAFLSLVAAELTGASSGIGYRLNEARQYFLVDRMFVGLIQLGILGALLDSLFVYIGKKLLHWEAA